The region ACCCCGATGATCGGCAAGAACGACACCGGCCAGGTGACCTACCAGGCCGACGCCCGCACGCTCCTGTCGTACGCGCAGGCGGGCCACGTGGGGCGGATCGGCTTCTGGTCGGTGGGCCGGGACAACGGCGGCTGCCCGAACGGCACCCTCTCGCCCACCTGCAGCGGCGTCTCCCAGTCCGCCTACGAGTTCACGAACATCTTCAAGGCCTTCACGGGCTGAGCCCTCCTCTCGAATCCCCCTGCTCACCCCCCAACCCACCTTGCGAGGAAGAATGCAGCTTCGCTTCCGTACGCGCCGGCAGGTCAGGGCGGCGCTCGCCCTGGTCGCCTCCCTCCTCCTGGCGGTCGCCGGACTGGTCGCGGGAACCACCGCCTCCGCCTCTGCCGCCCCGAGCGGCGTGGTCACGCTGGCCTACGCGGCCTGGGCCCCGAACACCTGGTACGCCGTCGGCGCCCGCGTCACCTACCAGGGCGTCGACTACGAGTGCATCCAGGCGCACACGTCCCTGACCGGCTGGGAGCCGCCGATCGTCCCGGCGCTCTGGAAGCCGGTGAGCGGCGGAGGCAACCCGTCCCCGAGCCCGACGCCTCCGTCCGGCGCGCCGGGCAAGCCGGGCAACCCGTCCGTCACCGGCACCAGCGGCTCGTCGATCTCGCTGTCCTGGGGGGCGTCGAGCGGCACGGTGACCGGATACCGCGTCTACGAGGGCACGTCGGTCAAGGCGACCGTCAGCGGCACCAGCGCCACGATCTCCGGCCTCGGCACGTGCACCACCCACACGTACACGGTCAAGGCGTACAACAACAACGGCGAGTCCGCGGCGAGCGGGTCGGTGACCGGCACCACCACGGGCTGCCCCGCGAGCGGCGGCACGCTTCCCGGCGCGCCCTACCTCTACGAGGGCTGGGGCAACCCGCCGAACCCCGCCACCGTCATGAACGCTACCGGGGTCAAGCAGTTCACGATGGCCTTCATGCTCTCCGGCGGCGGCTGCGTCCCGGCGTGGGACGGCTCGCGCCCGCTGTCCGGCAGCGCCGACGCCACCGCGATCTCGCAGATCAAGGCCGCCGGCGGCAACGTCCAGATCTCCTTCGGCGGCTGGCAGGGTAACAAGCTCGGCCCGAACTGCTCCAGCTCGTCCGCCTTCGCCTCGGCGGTCCAGCAGGTGATCAACGCGTACAGCCCCGCCGCGGTCGACTTCGACATCGAGAACACCGACGAGTTCGAGAACGAGGCCGTCCAGGACCGCATCCTCGGCGGGCTCAAGATCGTCAAGCAGAACAACCCGAACGTCAAGGTCGTCGTCACCTTCGGCACCAGCACGACCGGCCCGAGCTGGTGGGGCACGCGGCTGATCAACCAGTCGAAGGCGCTCGGCGTGAACATCGACAACTACACGATCATGCCGTTCGACTTCGGCGGCGGCGCGAACATGTACCAGAACACCGTCAACGCGGCCGAGGGCCTGAAGAACGCGCTCAAGTCGGCCTGGGGCTGGAGCGACGCCCAGGCGTACGCTCACATGGGCATCTCGGGCATGAACGGCCTTTCCGACCAGCAGGAGCTGACCTCGGTGTCCACCTGGACCCAGATCCGCGACTACGCCAAGTCGAAGGGCCTCGGCCGGCTCGCCTTCTGGTCGGTCAACCGCGACCGCGGCTGCCCGGGCGGCGGGGTGGTGTCGAACTGCAGCGGCATCGCGCAGAGCGACTGGGACTTCACCCGGGTCACCGCGGGCTTCTGACCCCGGCGACGAGGAGAAGCAGGCCCTTGTGAAGGAGGCCGGGCCCGGCACACCGGGCCCGGTCCCGGCGCTCCTCGGAGCTCCTCGGCAGGCGGCCGGCGCCGCGAGCCCGACACCCCCTACGCGACGCGCCGGTCGCCCCCGTGCGTGGGGGCCAGCAGGCCGATCAACATGCCGACGATCACGGCCATGACAAGAGTGATCCACAGACGAATCTTCATCGAGGTCTCCCGAATGCTACGCTCCGTGCTCACAGTACCCCGAATAGTGACGTAGTGCGACGGGTGGACAACCGAAAACGCCTTTGAGTCGCGGGTTTTGCCGTCTGTCGGGCAGGCTTGGCATCGTCATGGAATACGCGATCCCCACCAGCATCGTCCTCGCCGCCGGCGTCGTACTGGCGCTCGTCGCCCAGTGGAAGGGCTGGCGGCCGTCGCTGGCCGTCACACTGACGCTCGGCATCGCCGTACGTGTTCTGATCATGGTCCTGGCGGCCAAGGACACCAAGTTCCAGCCGATCGACTACGTGAACAGCTTCCAGCCCGCGGGCAGGGCGATCGTCGAAGGCCGCGACCCGGTGCTCGAAAGCAACGGCGGCTGGCACTTCCTGCCGATGATCCCCTACCTGTACGGCCTGCTGCTGTGGCTGGGCGTCACCTGGGACTACGCCGGCCGGATCGTCACGGTCGTCTCCGACATCGTGCTGATCCCGCTGGTCGGCAGGCTGGCCGGGGGACGGACCGCGAAACTTCGCGCCTTCCAGTACGCCTGCAACCCTCTCGCGATCCTCGTCGCCTCCGTACACGGCCAGGTCGAGCCGGTGTCGCTGGTCTTCGGCGTCGCGGCGTACGTCGTGGCGCGCGGCCCCGGCGACTGGCGCCGGCCGGAGCCGCTGCCGTGGGCACATCTGCGGATCGCGGACCGCACGCTGCCGCTGCCGTGGATCCCGCCGGGCGAGATCGTCCGGCGGCTGGTCCGCCCGGCGGAGGCGGACCGCGCGGCGACGTGGCGGGCGGCCGGGGCGGGCGTGCTCATGGGCCTCGCGCTGTGCGCGAAGAGCTGGCCCGTGATCCTCGTCCCGGCGATGCTGATGTTCCTGCCGGGGCTCCGCAGCCGGCTGGTCGCGCTGGTCGCCGTCGCCCTTCCGCCGGTGTTCTTCCTGCTGACGCTCCCCATCGGCGGCTGGACGGAGTGGCGGCAGCTTCCGGAGGTGCTGAACACCATCGGCCTGCGGCCCAGTGACGTCCGCCCGATCACGGGAGACTGGGGCTGGACCGCGCTGGTCAGTGGCGGCAACTGGAACCTCGATCCGACTCCGGCGAGGATCGGTCAGTATCTCATCTACGCCTCGATCGTCGCCTGTCTCGTCTGGTGGCGCAGGGCCGATCCCGTCGACGTCACGATCGCCATCCTGCTGTCCTTCATGATCCTCACACCGCGCCTCGGCGCGCAGTATCTGCTGTGGTTCATGCCGTTCCTGGTCGCGCGGCCGACTCGCTGGGCCTGGCCGGCGATCCTCGGCAGCACGCTGTGGGCCGCGGCGGGATACATCGTGCTCACCCAGTTCCACGGGTCCGCCTGGATGGAACTGCACTCACCATGGGCGATCAGTTCGCTGCTGATCTTTCCGCTGCTGGCCGCGGCCATCCCGTGGAAGCGGAAGTACGCCGAGGGCATGCCGCTGCCCGCGCCGGACGGGAGAGCCCGCGTACAGGCCGTGTGAGCCCGGCCGCTCAGGTCACGATGAGCCGGACCAGGTGACCATGGCCCTGGTAACCGGGCGGGTCGCCGTCGAGCCGCCCGGTCACGCACTCGAACACGCCCGGCCCCGCCTCCCGTACGAAGAAGGCGGACTCGGCGATCGACGACAGCAGGCGGATCACGTCGCGGTGCACGTGGACGCCCTCCCTGTCGCCGGACAGCGAGACCGTCACCTCGTACACGCCGTCGTCGAGCAGACGTTCACCGGTGAGCAGCCACTCCGACCCGCACGCCCGGCGCAGATGGGGAAGCAGGTGCGCCTCGGGCTCCTCGGTGACCCATCCGTCCCTCCCCATCGCGTCGAGCAGGGCCCGCACCTGTGGCTCCATCGCCGAGGCGTCCGTGATCCCGGTCAGCCGCTCGTCGTCGTCCCATCGCCGCATGACCAGACCCTAAGCCGGAGCGCCCCGCCGTACCCTTCGCCGCACCCCGCGGAACCGGTCCGTGTCGAGGAGCGTCCGGCGGCGGCCGGCGATGTGCGGTCAGTGATCGCCGGGAGGCGCCGGACGCGTTTCGGGGGGCGTTTCAGGGCGGGGCCGCGCGGAGCGTTCCGGCAGCCGCCCGGAGATGAGCGCGGCGGTCCAGGCGCCGTCCGGATCGCTGTCGACGAGCAGGGCGCGGACGAGCAGGCTCAGCGGAATCGCGAGCAGGGCGCCGAGCGGGCCGAGCACCCAGCCCCAGACGATCAGTGAGAGGAACGTGGCCGTCGTGGACAGTCCCACGGCGTCCCCCAGGAACTTCGGCTGGATGAACGACTGGATCACCACGTTGATCGCCATGTAAGCCACGATGACCAGCAGCATCGTCTTGGGCCCGCCCTCCAGCAGTCCGAGTAACGCCGGAGGGATGAGGCCGAGGATGAACCCGATGTTCGGGATGTAGTTCGTGATCAGGGCCAGGACGCCCCACAACAGTGGGAGTGGCACGCTCAGGATGTACAGCGCGGTGACGTCGAGGACCGAGCAGATCAGGCCGAAGACCGTCGAGACGATCAGGTAACGGCGGGTCTTGGAGCTGAACGTCTTGAGAGCACGGGTGAGTGCCGGCCGCTCGACGGCGGCGGCGTCCACGATCCGCGTGATGACGGGGGCGTCGAGGCTCATGGCCAGAAGCAGGACGACAATGAGGAACAGGCTCGACAACACCCCGAGGAGACTGCTGAGCAGACTCTGGGCGACGCCGATCAGCTTGCCGGGATCGAGCGACGACAGGGCCTTGTTGAGCTGGTCGCTGCCGTAGCCCAGCCCCGCGGCCCAGTGCTGCAGATCCATGACCATGGCGTTGAACTGGGGCGCATAGGTGGGTGCCAGGATGGTGAGTTGCGCGGCGGCGATGCTGAGCACCGCGACCATGCCGAGCAGGACCAGCAGCACGAGCGCCAGGGGCACGGCCACCTGCAGCCACACCGGGGCCCGGCGGCGGGCCAGCCACCCGCGCACCGGGGAGACGGCGATCACGAGCGTCAGCGCCAGGACGACCGGGCCGACGATCGAGCCCACCGCCTGGACGCCGGCGAGGGTGATGACCGCGGCCGCGGCACCGACCAGCACGATCAGGGCACGAGGGAACCCCTGTCGAATCACGTCCGGCTCCTCACCCTTCTTCGCCACCCGAGGTGGATCAGTCCTAGCACGCCCCTGCCCCTGCCCCCGCTCGTGTGCGCGACTCGTGACGGGAATGAAGCCGGGCGGCATGTCGTTCGACCGGGGCCGACGGATCCGCGGAGCCTCCCTCCCGGCACTGAGCTGGGAACAGATCCGCGGACGAGCGCGTTGACCGCGAACCGGGCCAAGACAGTGACGGGGCCTGGTAATCTTCTGGTGTCGGCGCGGTCCGGCG is a window of Microbispora sp. NBC_01189 DNA encoding:
- a CDS encoding carbohydrate-binding protein — its product is MQLRFRTRRQVRAALALVASLLLAVAGLVAGTTASASAAPSGVVTLAYAAWAPNTWYAVGARVTYQGVDYECIQAHTSLTGWEPPIVPALWKPVSGGGNPSPSPTPPSGAPGKPGNPSVTGTSGSSISLSWGASSGTVTGYRVYEGTSVKATVSGTSATISGLGTCTTHTYTVKAYNNNGESAASGSVTGTTTGCPASGGTLPGAPYLYEGWGNPPNPATVMNATGVKQFTMAFMLSGGGCVPAWDGSRPLSGSADATAISQIKAAGGNVQISFGGWQGNKLGPNCSSSSAFASAVQQVINAYSPAAVDFDIENTDEFENEAVQDRILGGLKIVKQNNPNVKVVVTFGTSTTGPSWWGTRLINQSKALGVNIDNYTIMPFDFGGGANMYQNTVNAAEGLKNALKSAWGWSDAQAYAHMGISGMNGLSDQQELTSVSTWTQIRDYAKSKGLGRLAFWSVNRDRGCPGGGVVSNCSGIAQSDWDFTRVTAGF
- a CDS encoding AI-2E family transporter, whose translation is MIRQGFPRALIVLVGAAAAVITLAGVQAVGSIVGPVVLALTLVIAVSPVRGWLARRRAPVWLQVAVPLALVLLVLLGMVAVLSIAAAQLTILAPTYAPQFNAMVMDLQHWAAGLGYGSDQLNKALSSLDPGKLIGVAQSLLSSLLGVLSSLFLIVVLLLAMSLDAPVITRIVDAAAVERPALTRALKTFSSKTRRYLIVSTVFGLICSVLDVTALYILSVPLPLLWGVLALITNYIPNIGFILGLIPPALLGLLEGGPKTMLLVIVAYMAINVVIQSFIQPKFLGDAVGLSTTATFLSLIVWGWVLGPLGALLAIPLSLLVRALLVDSDPDGAWTAALISGRLPERSARPRPETPPETRPAPPGDH